From Oreochromis aureus strain Israel breed Guangdong linkage group 4, ZZ_aureus, whole genome shotgun sequence, a single genomic window includes:
- the LOC116332761 gene encoding DNA (cytosine-5)-methyltransferase 1, with amino-acid sequence MPTRTSLPLPDDVRKSLQRLDEEGSAEEEHVKEKLKLVQDFLHADAQDQLTSLEEKMKSSEISKEVYISKVKALLGKELHLENGSHVDDAEKNGKTNGFSNGSHKDEHDEDVTMSVQEEEESFKSPTASKGKGGRRSKANSDTKKSPASTRVTRNSGKQPTILSMFTKVQKRKSEDLNGEAVNGQNEPKKDDDVEESREEKRLKVESDENAAPEESKSDIAKPVSAVKTPPPKCQDCRQYLDDSDLKFFQGDPDNALDEPEMLTDERLSLFDSNEDGFESYEDLPQHKITNFSVYDKRGHLCPFDSGLIEKNVELYFSCVVKPIYDDNPCMDGGVPAKKLGPINAWWITGFDGGEKALIGFTTAFADYILMQPSEEYAPIFALMQEKIYMSKIVVEFLQKNPDATYEDLLNKIETTVPPAGLNFNCFTEDTLLRHAQFVVEQVESYDEAGDSDEQPIIVTPCMRDLIKLAGVTLGKRRAARRQAIRHPTKIEKDSKGPTKATTTKLVYQIFDAFFSDQIEQNDKESAMKRQRCGVCEVCQSPDCGKCAACKDMIKFGGSGKSKQACKQRRCPNLAVKEAEDDENIEEEDVPVEKPKKVPHAKRKKQTQCKLTWIGESIHTEGKKQYYRKVSLNDELLEVGDCVSVSSEDPSIPLYLARITSMWEDNNGKMFHAHWFLRGIETVLGETSDPLELVIVDECEDMLLNYVQGRVNVMYKAPSNNWFMEGGMDVDLKVIEDDGKSFFYQFWYDTEYARFEMPPKTSPSEECKFKFCGSCVRIKEREENDKPHVFEPLENEDHDTKALYAMACFKGEQFRVGDSVYLPPEAFNFSVKPASPVKRSHRKDDVDEDLYPEYYRKSSDYIKGSNLDAPEPFRVGRIKEIFCHRRSNGKPDMSDVKLRLYKFYRPENTHKGVKASYHTDINQLYWSDEEVTVNMGDVLGRCQVEYAEDLNESIQDYSSVGPDRFYFLEAYNAKAKSFEDPPNHARSTVHKGKGKGKGKGKGKGKASAAQEQLDSQPQPKPKVPKYRTLDVFSGCGGLSEGFHQAGISETLWAIEMWEPAAQAFRLNNPGTTVFTEDCNVLLKLVMSGEKTNSLGQKLPQKGDVEMLCGGPPCQGFSGMNRFNSRTYSKFKNSLVVSYLSYCDYYRPKFFLLENVRNFVSFKNSMVLKLTLRCLVRMGYQCTFGVLQAGQYGVAQTRRRAIILAAAPGEKLPRYPEPLHVFAPRACSLSVVVGEKRYVSNVTRGNGGIYRTITVRDTMSDLPEIRNGAAALEISYNGEPQSWFQRQIRGTQYQPILRDHICKDMSALVEGRMRYIPLAPGSDWRDLPNIEVRLKDGTLTKKLRYTHHDKKNGRSGTGALRGVCTCAGGKPCDPADRQFNTLIPWCLPHTGNRHNHWAGLYGRLEWDGFFSTTVTNPEPMGKQGRVLHPEQHRVVSVRECARSQGFPDTYRFFGNILDKHRQVGNAVPPPLSRAIGLEIKRCITERMKEEQASENIKQEKMELSD; translated from the exons ATGGTTCGCACAAAGACGAGCATGATGAAGATGTAACCATGAGCgtacaggaggaggaggaatctTTCAAGTCACCAACTGCTTCGAAGGGGAAGGGTGGACGGAGGAGCAAGGCAAATTCTGACACAAAAA aGTCTCCAGCAAGTACCAGGGTTACCAGAAACAGTGGGAAACAGCCAACCATCTTGTCAATGTTCACTAAAGT TCAGAAGCGCAAGTCAGAGGACTTGAATGGAGAAGCTGTCAACGGACAGAATGAACCGAAGAAAGATGATGACGTTGAGGAG TCTCGGGAGGAGAAGCGTCTCAAAGTGGAGTCGGATGAAAA TGCTGCTCCAGAAGAATCCAAGAGTGACATTGCAAAGCCGGTTTCTGCTGTAAAG ACGCCACCACCCAAATGTCAAGACTGTAGACAATACCTAGATGATTCTGACCTGAAGTTTTTTCAAGGGGATCCTGATAATGCG CTGGATGAGCCTGAAATGTTAACAGATGAGCGCCTCTCACTGTTTGACTCCAATGAGGATGGATTTGAGAGCTATGAGGATCTGCCACAGCACAAGATCACAAACTTCAG TGTTTATGACAAGCGTGGCCATCTCTGTCCATTCGACTCTGGACTTATTGAGAAGAATGTTGAGCTTTACTTCAGCTGTGTTGTCAAACCCATCTATGATGACAACCCTTGTATGGATG GTGGTGTTCCTGCCAAAAAGCTGGGACCCATCAATGCCTGGTGGATCACTGGTTTTGACGGTGGAGAAAAAGCTTTGATTGGTTTCACTACAG CTTTTGCTGACTACATCTTAATGCAGCCCAGTGAGGAGTACGCTCCAATCTTTGCACTGATGCAAGAGAAGATCTATATGAGCAAGATAGTGGTTGAATTCCTCCAGAAGAATCCTGATGCTACCTACGAAGACCTACTCAATAAGATTGAG ACAACTGTGCCTCCTGCAGGACTAAACTTCAACTGCTTCACTGAAGACACACTCCTGCGCCATGCCCAGTTTGTTGTAGAGCAGGTGGAGAGCTACGATGAGGCTGGTGATTCGGATGAGCAGCCAATCATTGTTACTCCCTGCATGAGAGACCTGATCAAGCTTGCAGGAGTCACTCTAGGAAAAAG GAGGGCTGCCAGAAGACAGGCTATTCGTCACCCAACAAAGATAGAAAAAGATAGTAAGGGACCAACTAAAGCAACCACTACAAAGCTGGTCTACCAGATCTTTGATGCATTCTTCTCTGATCAGATAGAGCAGAATGATAAAGAAAGTGCCATGAAAAGACAGCGCTGTGGTGTCTGTGAG GTTTGTCAGTCTCCTGATTGTGGAAAGTGTGCAGCTTGCAAAGACATGATCAAAtttggaggaagtggaaaaagCAAACAAGCTTGTAAGCAGAGAAG ATGCCCCAACCTTGCAGTGAAGGAGGCTGAAGATGATGAGAACATTGAGGAGGAAGATGTTCCTGTGGAGAAGCCTAAAAAGGTTCCTCATGCCAAAAGAAAGAAGCAGACCCAGTGCAAACTTACATGGATTGGAGAATCTATTCAC ACTGAAGGGAAGAAGCAATACTACAGGAAGGTCTCTTTGAACGATGAACTGCTGGAGGTAGGAGACTGTGTCTCAGTTTCATCAGAGGATCCATCCATTCCTCTGTATCTGGCAAG GATCACGTCAATGTGGGAGGATAATAATGGAAAGATGTTCCATGCCCACTGGTTCCTTCGTGGAATAGAGACGGTGCTCGGTGAGACTTCAGATCCACTCGAGCTTGTCATTGTGGATGAATGTGAGGACATGCTGCTCAATTATGTCCAAGGCAGAGTTAATGTTATGTATAAGGCCCCATCGAACAACTGGTTTATGGAG GGTGGTATGGATGTTGACCTCAAGGTGATTGAGGATGACGGGAAGAGTTTTTTCTATCAGTTCTGGTATGACACAGAATATGCGAGGTTTGAAATGCCTCCGAAGACGTCTCCATCAGAAGAATGCAAATTCAA GTTCTGTGGCAGCTGTGTTAGGATTAAAGAGCGAGAGGAAAACGATAAGCCTCATGTATTTGAACCCCTGGAGAATGAAGACCATGACACAAAGGCTTTGTATGCTATGGCTTGCTTTAAGGGAGAACAGTTCAGGGTGGGAGACAGCGTCTACCTTCCCCCTGAGGCTTTTAATTTCAG TGTGAAGCCAGCCAGTCCAGTGAAGCGATCCCACAGGAAGGATGATGTGGATGAGGATCTGTATCCTGAGTATTACAGGAAGTCCTCAGACTACATCAAGGGCTCAAACCTGGACGCTCCTGAGCCCTTCCGTGTTGGGCGCATCAAGGAGATCTTCTGTCACAGGCGTAGCAATGGGAAACCTGACATGTCAGACGTCAAACTGCGACTCTACAAGTTCTACAG gcctgAGAACACACACAAAGGTGTCAAAGCTAGTTACCACACAGACATCAATCAGCTGTACTGGAGTGATGAAGAAGTGACCGTAAACATGGGTGACGTACTCGGCCGCTGCCAGGTAGAATATGCAGAGGACCTGAATGAATCCATCCAGGACTACTCCAGTGTTGGACCTGACCGCTTCTATTTTCTTGAG GCCTATAATGCAAAGGCAAAAAGCTTTGAGGATCCCCCAAATCATGCTCGTTCAACTGTCCataaaggaaaaggaaagggCAAAGGAAAAG GTAAAGGCAAAGGAAAAGCTTCAGCTGCACAGGAACAGCTGGACTCACAGCCACAGCCTAAACCTAAAGTGCCCAAGTATCGCACATTGGATGTGTTCTCTGGCTGTGGTGGACTTTCTGAGGGATTCCACCAGGCTG GTATCTCGGAGACACTCTGGGCTATAGAGATGTGggagccagcagcacaggccttCAGACTGAACAACCCAGGCACCACGGTGTTCACTGAGGACTGCAACGTCTTGCTGAAGTTGGTCATGTCTGGAGAGAAAACAAATTCTCTTGGCCAGAAGCTGCCTCAGAAGGGTGATGTGGAGATGCTGTGCGGAGGGCCTCCTTGTCAAGGGTTCAGTGGGATGAACCGCTTCAACTCTCGCACTTACTCCAAATTCAAGAACTCACTTGTTGTCTCCTATCTTAG CTACTGCGACTACTACAGACCCAAATTCTTCCTGCTTGAGAACGTGAGGAACTTTGTGTCATTCAAAAACTCTATGGTCCTGAAGCTCACACTGCGCTGTCTTGTGCGAATGGGATACCAGTGTACCTTTGGTGTCTTGCAG GCCGGTCAGTACGGTGTTGCGCAGACCCGGCGCAGGGCCATCATCCTGGCTGCTGCTCCTGGAGAGAAGCTGCCACGCTATCCTGAGCCTCTGCATGTGTTTGCCCCCAGAGCTTGCTCTCTCAGCGTTGTGGTGGGTGAAAAGAGATACGTCAGCAATGTCACACG AGGCAATGGTGGAATCTACAGAACTATCACTGTCAGGGATACCATGTCTGACCTGCCAGAGATTCGCAATGGTGCAGCTGCATTGGAGATTTCCTACAATGGGGAGCCCCAGTCTTGGTTCCAGAGGCAGATCAGAGGCACACAGTACCAGCCTATCCTCAGAGATCATATCTGCAAA GATATGAGTGCACTGGTTGAGGGTCGGATGCGTTACATCCCCTTGGCTCCAGGCTCCGACTGGAGGGATTTGCCCAACATCGAGGTCCGACTGAAGGATGGCACCCTGACTAAGAAACTGCGTTACACACATCATGATAAGAAGAATGGGCGTAGCGGCACCGGTGCACTCAGAGGTGTTTGCACCTGTGCAGGAG GTAAGCCTTGTGACCCTGCAGACAGGCAGTTTAATACCCTGATCCCCTGGTGTCTGCCCCACACTGGGAACCGCCACAATCACTGGGCGGGACTCTATGGCAGGTTGGAATGGGATGGTTTCTTCAGCACAACAGTCACCAATCCTGAACCAATGGGCAAGCAG GGCCGTGTACTCCATCCTGAGCAGCACAGAGTTgtcagtgtgagagagtgtgcACGCTCTCAGGGGTTCCCTGACACCTACCGCTTCTTTGGAAACATCCtggacaaacacagacag GTTGGAAATGCTGTGCCCCCTCCGCTCTCCAGGGCCATTGGGCTTGAGATTAAGAGGTGCATCACGGAAAGGATGAAGGAAGAACAAGCATCAG AGAACATTAAACAAGAGAAGATGGAGCTCTCTGATTAA
- the LOC120439977 gene encoding cell adhesion molecule 3-like, translated as MMWPFIFSCLIACTEMPDSVSLKNLRTVEEGQQFAIQCDVVNVAPARNLSVLWHKGNKILSSQTFDESSPSPVSKSSVLTLTAHRGDDGAEIWCEAKLNLWPQEQGPPPVRSEAHTLTVLYPPTFTNDPNENLEMTVGSKISLNCTARGNPVPSYHWQFPNFTQVWYRSHDVNHPILTPSSEFPGVYTCTASNTQGTVTKYFIITEAPRDETIIAAIVRLLVAFGLLLFLACLVFTTHRGIFSCKKDDCLQGQPTSSVPV; from the exons ATGATGTGGCCCTTCATCTTCAGCTGCTTAATTGCATGCACAG aaatgCCAGACAGTGTGTCTCTGAAGAATTTACGTACAGTGGAAGAAGGCCAACAGTTTGCCATACAGTGTGACGTTGTTAATGTTGCACCAGCAAGAAATCTCTCTGTGCTTTGGCACAAAGGAAATAAGATCTTGTCTTCTCAGACATTTGATGAGTCCAGTCCATCTCCTGTCAGTAAGTCATCTGTCCTCACTCTGACTGCTCATAGAGGTGATGATGGAGCTGAGATCTGGTgtgaagcaaaactgaacttgTGGCCACAGGAACAAGGTCCTCCTCCAGTGCGTTCAGAAGCTCATACTCTGACTGTACTCT ACCCACCAACATTCACCAATGATCCAAATGAGAATTTGGAAATGACAGTTGGGAGCAAAATATCTTTAAATTGTACAGCTAGAGGAAACCCTGTGCCATCCTACCACTGGCAATTCCCAAACTTCACACAAGTGTGGTACAGGAGTCATGATGTGAATCATCCTATTTTGACTCCATCATCTGAGTTTCCAGGGGTCTATACCTGCACTGCCTCAAACACCCAGGGCACCGTGACCAAATACTTCATCATCACTGAAGCTCCAC GAGATGAAACAATCATCGCAGCAATAGTCAGACTACTTGTGGCCTTTGGACTCCTGCTCTTTCTTGCTTGTCTAGTTTTTACGACACATAGAGGCATATTTTCTTGCAAGAAAGACGACTGTCTCCAAGGACAACCCACCTCATCAGTACCAGTATAA
- the LOC120440082 gene encoding immunoglobulin superfamily member 10-like isoform X2, with amino-acid sequence MMWPFIFSCLIACTGKPVNAACPLELSPPRVVVRFGDSLSANCTSLSDQIEGMGWESPYRGVDLTQGVTSLPFKIDSVPEWEIGPMCFMNSRDGDQCTKLLPVTVYKMPDSVSLKNLSTVKEGQQFAIQCDVVNVAPARNLSVVWHKGNKILNSETFDESSPSPVSKSSVLTLTAHRNDDGAEIWCEAKLNLWPEEQGPPPVRSEAHTLIVLYPPTFISASDETLDFPAGKSMTLNCNATGNPLPSYHWQFLQAAQETHKNQNENYPALTRPFEFPGIYTCTASNTQGTVTKYFTVSESPYPPAFIDPLNETLELSAGKSMTLNCNATGNPLPSYHWQFPQAAQETYKNQNENYPVLTRPFEFPGIYTCTASNTQGTVTKYFTVSESPYPPAFIDPLNETLELSAGKSMTLNCNATGNPLPSYHWQFPQAAQETYKNQNENYPVLTRPFKFPGIYTCTASNTQGTVTKYFTVSESPYPPAFIDPLNETLELSAGEKMTLNCNATGNPLPSYHWQFPQAAQETYKNQDVNHPIVTRPFEFPGVYTCTASNTQGTVTKYFTVSESPYPPAFINPLNETLELSAGEKMSLNCNATGNPLPSYHWQFPQAAQETYKNQDVNHPIVTRPFEFPGVYTCTASNTQGTVTKYFTVSKPPGIGSGVIAGIAVFVVLVVLFFGALIYYKYALRKR; translated from the exons ATGATGTGGCCCTTCATCTTCAGCTGCTTAATTGCATGCACAG GAAAGCCGGTGAACGCTGCCTGTCCATTAGAACTTAGCCCTCCTAGAGTTGTGGTGAGATTCGGAGACTCCTTATCAGCAAACTGCACCTCATTATCTGACCAGATTGAAGGAATGGGATGGGAGTCTCCATATAGAGGAGTGGACCTTACCCAGGGTGTCACTTCTCTTCCCTTTAAAATTGACTCTGTGCCAGAGTGGGAGATAGGACCAATGTGTTTTATGAATTCCCGTGATGGTGATCAGTGTACAAAACTGTTACCGGTCACTGTTTATA AAATGCCAGACAGTGTGTCTTTGAAGAATTTAAGTACAGTGAAAGAAGGCCAACAGTTTGCCATACAGTGTGACGTTGTTAATGTTGCACCAGCAAGAAATCTTTCAGTAGTTTGGCACAAAGGAAATAAGATCTTAAATTCTGAGACATTTGATGAGTCCAGTCCATCTCCCGTCAGTAAGTCATCTGTCCTCACTCTGACTGCTCATAGAAATGATGATGGAGCTGAGATCTGGTGTGAAGCAAAACTAAACCTGTGGCCAGAGGAACAAGGTCCTCCTCCAGTGCGTTCAGAGGCGCATACTCTGATTGTACTCT ACCCACCAACCTTTATCAGTGCTTCAGATGAGACTCTGGACTTTCCAGCTGGTAAAAGTATGACTTTAAATTGCAATGCTACAGGAAACCCTTTGCCATCATACCACTGGCAATTCCTACAAGCAGCACAAGAGACGCACAAGAATCAAAATGAGAATTATCCAGCTTTGACTCGACCATTTGAGTTTCCAGGAATCTATACCTGCACCGCCTCAAACACACAGGGCACTGTGACCAAATACTTCACAGTCAGCGAATCTCCAT ACCCACCAGCCTTCATCGATCCTTTAAATGAGACTCTTGAACTTTCAGCTGGCAAAAGTATGACTTTAAATTGCAATGCTACAGGAAACCCTTTGCCATCATACCACTGGCAATTCCCACAAGCAGCACAAGAGACGTACAAGAATCAAAATGAGAATTATCCAGTTTTGACTCGACCATTTGAGTTTCCAGGAATCTATACCTGCACCGCCTCAAACACACAGGGCACTGTGACCAAATACTTCACAGTCAGCGAATCTCCAT ACCCACCAGCCTTCATAGATCCTTTAAATGAGACTCTTGAACTTTCAGCTGGCAAAAGTATGACTTTAAATTGCAATGCTACAGGAAACCCTTTGCCATCATACCACTGGCAATTCCCACAAGCAGCACAAGAGACGTACAAGAATCAAAATGAGAATTATCCAGTTTTGACTCGACCATTTAAGTTTCCAGGAATCTATACCTGCACCGCCTCAAACACACAGGGCACTGTGACCAAATACTTCACAGTCAGCGAATCTCCAT ACCCACCAGCCTTCATCGATCCTTTAAATGAGACTCTTGAACTTTCAGCTGGTgaaaaaatgactttaaatTGCAATGCTACAGGAAATCCTTTGCCATCATACCACTGGCAATTCCCACAAGCAGCACAAGAGACATACAAGAATCAAGATGTGAATCATCCTATTGTCACTCGACCATTTGAGTTTCCAGGGGTCTATACCTGCACCGCCTCAAACACCCAGGGCACTGTGACCAAATACTTCACAGTCAGCGAGTCTCCAT ACCCACCAGCCTTCATCAATCCTTTAAATGAGACTCTTGAACTTTCAGCTGGtgaaaaaatgtctttaaattgCAATGCTACAGGAAACCCTTTGCCATCATACCACTGGCAATTCCCACAAGCAGCACAAGAGACATACAAGAATCAAGATGTGAATCATCCTATTGTGACTCGACCATTTGAGTTTCCAGGGGTCTATACCTGCACCGCCTCAAACACCCAGGGCACTGTGACCAAATACTTCACAGTCAGCAAACCTCCAG GTATTGGTTCCGGGGTCATTGCTGGGATCGCTGTATTCGTTGTACttgttgttctcttttttgGGGCATTGATTTATTACAAATATGCGCTCCGAAAACGCTGA
- the LOC120440086 gene encoding cell adhesion molecule 3-like — MCYVNLHDGDQCVEVLPVTVYKMPDSVSLKNLRTVEEGQQFAIQCDVVNVAPARNLSVLWHKGNYIMKSETFDESSPSNVSKSSVLTLTAHRDDDGAEIRCEAKLNLWPEEQGPPPVRSEAHTLTVLYPPTFTNASNENLEMTVGSKISLNCTARGNPVPSYHWQFPNFTQVWYRSHDVNLPILTASSEFPGVYTCTASNSQGTVTKYFIITEAPREPTVVAAIVRLLVAFGLLLFLACLVFPTHRGIFSCKKVDYLQGQPTSSVPV, encoded by the exons ATGTGTTATGTAAATCTCCATGATGGTGATCAGTGTGTAGAAGTGTTACCAGTCACTGTTTATA aaatgCCAGACAGTGTGTCTCTGAAGAATTTACGTACAGTGGAAGAAGGCCAACAGTTTGCCATACAGTGTGATGTTGTTAATGTTGCACCAGCAAGAAATCTCTCTGTGCTTTGGCATAAAGGAAATTATATCATGAAATCTGAGACATTTGATGAGTCCAGTCCATCTAACGTCAGTAAGTCATCTGTCCTCACTCTGACTGCTCATAGAGATGATGATGGAGCTGAGATCAGGTGTGAAGCAAAGCTGAACTTGTGGCCAGAGGAACAAGGTCCTCCTCCAGTGCGTTCAGAGGCGCATACTCTGACTGTACTCT ACCCACCAACATTCACCAATGCTTCAAATGAGAATTTGGAAATGACAGTTGGGAGCAAAATATCTTTAAATTGTACAGCTAGAGGAAACCCTGTGCCATCCTACCACTGGCAATTCCCAAACTTCACACAAGTGTGGTACAGGAGTCATGATGTAAATCTTCCCATTTTGACTGCATCATCTGAGTTTCCAGGGGTCTATACCTGCACCGCCTCAAACAGCCAGGGCACCGTGACCAAATACTTCATCATCACTGAAGCTCCAC GAGAGCCAACAGTCGTTGCAGCAATAGTCAGACTACTTGTGGCCTTTGGACTCCTGCTCTTTCTTGCTTGTCTAGTTTTTCCGACACATAGAGGCATATTTTCATGCAAGAAAGTCGACTATCTCCAAGGACAACCCACCTCATCAGTACCAGTATAA